The following are encoded together in the Pedobacter steynii genome:
- a CDS encoding complex I subunit 4 family protein: MEQLLLLLIFLPLVGAVVTAFTGTAAKHVALVSAILSLALTLITVCNFTPDASTQFAVNYPWIQDLGINFHAGIDGISMITVLLTNVLVPIIILSAYQHEYKKASAFFALILFMQFGLLLVFTAMDAFLFYIGWEAALIPIYFICAIWGGKDRIKVNMKFFVYTIAGSLFMLLGIIYLYLQNPANNFDIQAFYNLNLDAVQQSWIFWAFFIAFAIKMPVFPFHTWQPDTYTQAPTPGTMLLSGIMLKMGIYGVIRWLLPVAPEGVQQWGNVAMVLSLIGVVYASLIAFTQKDAKRLVAYSSIAHVGLISAGIFALNTQGMQGAMVQMLSHGINVVGLFFVLDIIASRMKTNKIAELGGIAKQAPQLAIVFLIIVLGTVALPGTNGFIGEFLLLIGVYQYKVWAGVFAGLSIIFGAVYMFRMYQNIMLGKTNDLTIGFTDIKGSEKVVLYVICALIIVLGVYPKPILHLSEASVQQLIEQVTQKLTSVN; encoded by the coding sequence ATGGAACAACTTTTACTACTTCTTATATTTCTACCATTGGTTGGCGCCGTGGTTACTGCATTCACAGGAACTGCAGCAAAACATGTTGCTCTGGTTTCAGCAATCCTTTCTTTGGCATTGACTTTAATCACGGTATGTAATTTCACTCCGGATGCCAGTACGCAGTTTGCGGTGAATTATCCATGGATCCAGGATTTGGGAATCAATTTCCATGCAGGAATTGATGGCATCAGTATGATCACGGTTTTATTGACCAATGTACTGGTTCCGATCATCATCCTTTCTGCTTATCAGCATGAGTATAAAAAAGCCAGTGCATTCTTCGCATTGATTTTATTTATGCAGTTTGGCTTGTTACTGGTATTTACCGCAATGGATGCTTTCTTATTTTATATCGGATGGGAAGCTGCATTGATTCCGATTTATTTTATCTGTGCCATCTGGGGAGGTAAAGACAGGATTAAAGTAAACATGAAGTTCTTTGTTTATACGATAGCAGGATCTTTATTCATGCTGTTGGGTATCATCTATCTGTACTTGCAGAATCCTGCCAACAATTTTGACATTCAGGCTTTTTATAATTTGAACCTTGATGCTGTTCAGCAGAGCTGGATCTTCTGGGCGTTTTTCATTGCTTTTGCAATTAAGATGCCTGTTTTTCCGTTCCACACCTGGCAGCCGGATACTTATACACAGGCACCAACACCGGGAACGATGTTGCTATCTGGAATTATGCTGAAAATGGGTATTTATGGCGTCATCAGATGGCTGTTGCCTGTTGCTCCGGAAGGCGTTCAGCAGTGGGGAAATGTAGCGATGGTGTTATCGCTGATCGGAGTAGTTTATGCTTCTTTGATTGCTTTTACCCAAAAAGATGCTAAAAGATTGGTTGCTTACTCCTCAATTGCTCACGTTGGCTTGATCTCAGCGGGTATTTTTGCTTTAAATACGCAGGGTATGCAGGGTGCTATGGTGCAGATGCTGAGCCACGGTATCAATGTGGTTGGTTTATTCTTCGTGCTGGATATCATTGCCAGCCGGATGAAAACAAATAAAATTGCGGAGCTTGGCGGAATAGCTAAACAGGCACCACAACTGGCAATTGTATTTCTGATCATTGTATTGGGAACAGTAGCGCTTCCGGGAACCAATGGCTTTATCGGAGAGTTTCTATTGTTGATCGGAGTATATCAGTACAAAGTATGGGCAGGTGTTTTCGCCGGATTGTCGATCATCTTTGGAGCAGTTTATATGTTCAGAATGTATCAGAACATAATGCTTGGAAAAACCAACGACCTTACCATAGGCTTTACAGATATTAAAGGATCTGAGAAAGTGGTATTGTATGTCATCTGTGCCTTGATCATCGTTTTGGGAGTATATCCTAAACCAATTCTGCATTTGTCAGAAGCCTCGGTACAACAATTAATAGAACAGGTAACACAAAAATTAACATCGGTAAACTAA
- the nuoL gene encoding NADH-quinone oxidoreductase subunit L produces the protein MINLVWLVPLIPLLGFVINGLGRNTLSKNLIGFIGSSVIFISFAISVGIFFELGADANKSHEIFLFDWISAGKLNIPLSFLVDPLSSIMLLIITGVGFLIHIYSIGYMHNDEAFGKFFSYLNLFIFFMLLLVLGSNYIVMFIGWEGVGLCSYLLIGFWYTNSSYASAAKKAFVMNRIGDLGFLLGVFFIFTTFGSVEFSKIFPQAANMLPGNGTIALIALLLFIGACGKSAQLPLFTWLPDAMAGPTPVSALIHAATMVTAGIYMIARSNILFDLAPMVQHIIAIVGLATAIVAAIIALTQTDIKKVLAYSTVSQLGYMFLGLGVGAYDGAFFHVITHAFFKALLFLCAGSVIHALHHEQDMRHMGGLRKKLPVTFLTMLIGTIAIAGLPPFSGFFSKDEILAHVYTHDKVMWAIAVFGAFLTAFYMFRMLFLTFYGKYRGTHHAEEKIHESPKSMTIPLIVLAVLSAIGGMIGIPEALGGNHWLSHWLAPVIKHTAEAPDHATEYALMAVSVIGVLVSIGFAYVKYIKQNHIPIPDEGKRSALANLSYNKFYFDEIYDLLIRKPLDALSTFFYKIIDNKIVDGIVNGLGWSTSEASKGLRLVQSGNVGFYIFMMVVGIISLLLYTYLSL, from the coding sequence ATGATAAATTTAGTTTGGCTGGTTCCCTTAATTCCTCTTTTAGGCTTTGTTATCAACGGCCTGGGAAGAAATACGCTTTCTAAAAACCTGATTGGTTTTATCGGAAGCAGCGTCATATTCATTTCCTTTGCCATCAGTGTAGGTATCTTCTTCGAATTGGGAGCAGATGCGAATAAGTCTCACGAGATCTTCCTGTTCGATTGGATCAGTGCTGGTAAGCTTAATATTCCACTTTCCTTCCTGGTAGATCCATTGAGCTCGATCATGCTGCTGATCATTACAGGAGTAGGTTTCCTGATTCATATTTACTCTATTGGTTACATGCACAACGATGAGGCTTTTGGTAAGTTTTTCAGCTACCTGAACCTGTTTATCTTTTTCATGTTATTGTTGGTATTGGGTTCCAACTATATCGTCATGTTTATCGGATGGGAGGGGGTAGGTCTTTGTTCTTACCTGCTGATCGGATTCTGGTATACCAATAGCAGTTATGCTTCTGCTGCGAAGAAAGCCTTTGTCATGAACCGTATTGGTGATTTAGGTTTCTTATTAGGCGTGTTCTTCATCTTCACTACTTTTGGTAGTGTGGAGTTCTCTAAAATATTCCCTCAGGCAGCAAATATGCTACCTGGAAATGGTACGATCGCTTTAATTGCTTTGTTATTATTCATCGGTGCCTGCGGTAAATCGGCGCAATTGCCTTTGTTTACCTGGTTGCCTGATGCGATGGCCGGACCGACTCCTGTTTCTGCATTGATCCACGCAGCAACGATGGTAACAGCTGGTATCTATATGATTGCAAGATCAAACATTTTGTTTGATTTGGCTCCGATGGTACAACACATTATTGCCATCGTAGGTCTGGCAACAGCTATTGTTGCCGCAATTATTGCCTTAACACAAACTGATATTAAAAAAGTTCTTGCTTACTCTACAGTTTCACAACTGGGGTATATGTTCCTTGGCTTAGGCGTTGGTGCTTATGACGGGGCTTTCTTCCACGTAATTACACATGCTTTCTTTAAAGCGTTATTATTCTTATGTGCAGGTTCTGTTATTCATGCTTTACACCATGAACAGGATATGAGACATATGGGTGGTTTGCGTAAGAAATTGCCGGTAACGTTCTTAACCATGCTGATTGGTACCATTGCCATCGCTGGTTTACCTCCATTCTCCGGATTTTTCTCAAAAGATGAGATTCTGGCTCATGTATATACACACGATAAGGTGATGTGGGCTATTGCAGTCTTCGGGGCCTTCTTAACCGCATTTTATATGTTCAGAATGTTGTTCCTTACTTTTTACGGAAAGTATCGTGGAACGCACCATGCTGAAGAGAAAATTCATGAATCACCAAAATCGATGACCATTCCTTTGATTGTCCTTGCGGTACTTTCTGCTATTGGCGGAATGATCGGTATCCCGGAAGCATTGGGTGGAAATCACTGGTTATCGCATTGGTTGGCTCCGGTCATCAAGCATACTGCGGAGGCCCCTGATCATGCTACGGAATATGCTTTAATGGCTGTTTCGGTAATCGGGGTGCTGGTTTCTATTGGTTTTGCTTATGTGAAGTATATTAAACAAAATCACATTCCGATTCCTGATGAAGGAAAACGGTCTGCACTGGCGAACTTATCTTATAACAAATTCTATTTTGATGAGATATATGATCTGTTAATCAGAAAACCTTTGGATGCACTTTCTACCTTCTTCTACAAAATTATTGACAATAAAATTGTGGATGGTATTGTTAACGGTTTAGGCTGGAGCACTTCGGAAGCCAGTAAAGGCTTGCGGTTGGTACAGTCCGGAAACGTTGGTTTTTATATCTTTATGATGGTGGTAGGAATCATCTCATTGTTATTGTATACTTATTTATCTCTATAA
- a CDS encoding DUF4159 domain-containing protein codes for MRIKLCLIAGLMILLSGFRPPTYKMAKLKYNGGGDWYANRTALPNLIDFCNKNLNTNFAAQDAIVEVGSAELFNYPFTYLTGHGNVAFSANEAQNLRKYLIGGGFLHIDDNYGLDKFIRKEMKKVFPELSFVSLPANHPVYHQKFKFPSGLPKIHEHDGKVPQGLALIWEGRVVCYYTFECDLGNGWEDFGTYPEDTQDKRLSALKMGANLVQYALTQ; via the coding sequence ATGAGAATTAAACTTTGCTTAATTGCCGGATTAATGATCCTGTTGAGTGGTTTCAGGCCGCCCACCTATAAGATGGCAAAATTAAAATATAATGGGGGAGGCGACTGGTATGCCAATAGAACGGCACTTCCAAATCTGATTGATTTTTGTAATAAAAACCTGAATACGAATTTTGCCGCTCAGGATGCCATTGTGGAAGTTGGGAGTGCGGAGTTGTTTAACTACCCTTTCACCTATCTTACAGGACATGGTAATGTTGCTTTCAGTGCCAATGAGGCGCAGAATTTAAGAAAATATCTGATCGGGGGAGGTTTTCTTCATATCGATGATAACTATGGCCTGGATAAGTTTATCCGTAAGGAAATGAAAAAGGTTTTTCCTGAACTTTCTTTTGTTAGTCTTCCTGCAAATCACCCGGTTTATCACCAGAAATTTAAATTCCCGAGCGGACTTCCAAAAATTCATGAGCATGACGGTAAAGTCCCACAGGGACTGGCGCTGATCTGGGAAGGAAGGGTGGTCTGTTATTACACCTTTGAGTGCGATCTGGGGAACGGATGGGAAGACTTTGGGACTTATCCCGAGGATACACAAGATAAGCGTCTGAGCGCCTTAAAAATGGGCGCAAATTTAGTTCAATATGCATTAACACAATAA
- a CDS encoding biotin/lipoyl-containing protein: MKVNVNEQYNFEVELAEKAIKVNGEELQIDSKDLSASQKHILYQNKSYNVELVERDDEGKTMVVKVNGRLYQVGIEDQYDDLLKKLGMDSSSANKVLEIKAPMPGLVLNIIVEEGQEVNKGDSLLVLEAMKMENIIKSPTGGLVKKILVLRGDKVEKNEILLQFA; this comes from the coding sequence ATGAAGGTCAACGTAAACGAGCAGTACAATTTTGAGGTTGAATTAGCAGAGAAAGCCATAAAAGTAAACGGAGAGGAGCTGCAGATAGATTCGAAAGATTTGTCGGCAAGCCAAAAACATATCCTCTACCAGAATAAATCCTATAATGTAGAGTTGGTGGAGCGGGATGATGAGGGAAAGACCATGGTCGTCAAGGTAAATGGTCGTCTTTATCAGGTCGGAATCGAAGATCAATATGATGATTTACTCAAAAAACTGGGTATGGACAGCTCTTCTGCCAACAAGGTGCTGGAAATTAAGGCACCTATGCCGGGACTGGTACTGAACATCATTGTGGAAGAAGGTCAGGAAGTAAATAAGGGCGATAGTTTATTGGTACTGGAAGCAATGAAGATGGAAAACATCATTAAATCCCCAACGGGAGGGCTGGTGAAAAAGATTCTGGTCCTTAGAGGAGATAAAGTAGAAAAGAATGAAATCTTACTGCAGTTTGCATAA
- a CDS encoding inorganic diphosphatase, with product MIKDEHHPWHCVSPGANLPESVNAIIEIPKGSKAKYEIDKDSHLIKLDRVLFSSVMYPANYGFIPQTYCDDNDPLDILVLCSVDVYPMSIVEAKVIGVMHMVDNGEQDDKIIAVAKNDMSVNYINDLAELPPHTMKEIVKFFQDYKALEEKQVTIEHLLGVRYAHKVIQESIILYDQKFRNNNS from the coding sequence ATGATTAAAGACGAGCATCATCCGTGGCACTGTGTTTCTCCGGGTGCAAACCTACCAGAATCCGTAAATGCAATTATTGAAATTCCTAAAGGATCTAAAGCTAAATACGAAATTGATAAAGATTCCCACCTGATTAAATTAGATAGGGTACTTTTCTCTTCTGTGATGTATCCGGCAAATTATGGCTTTATTCCACAAACTTATTGTGACGATAATGACCCTTTAGATATCCTTGTACTATGCTCTGTAGACGTTTATCCAATGTCTATCGTTGAGGCTAAAGTTATCGGGGTAATGCATATGGTGGATAATGGAGAGCAGGATGACAAAATTATCGCTGTTGCAAAAAACGACATGTCTGTTAACTATATCAATGATTTAGCAGAATTGCCTCCTCATACGATGAAAGAAATTGTGAAATTCTTTCAGGACTATAAGGCATTAGAAGAAAAACAAGTAACTATTGAACATCTTTTGGGCGTTCGGTATGCACATAAAGTAATACAGGAAAGTATCATACTTTATGACCAAAAGTTTAGAAATAACAATTCTTAA
- a CDS encoding hemolysin family protein — MEGFKIFLTFFLVALNGFFVAAEFAIVKVRASQIEIKAKSGSRVANIAKYITQHLDGYLAATQLGITLASLGLGWVGESVMHSLIHDFLVKFNFSEVYITSISTAIAFLLITVMHIVFGELAPKSVAIQRPVATTLFIAIPLQAFYLIFRPFIWVLNGFANVILKLFGISNVGGHESVHSTEELHYLLDQGKESGALDTNEHELIKNVFDFNERVVKNIMVPRTKISGIELQTAPADVIDKIIGEGYSRLPVYDEIIDKIIGIIHAKDILPLLAGQKDWALKDIIRKPYFVPETKKINDLLSELQQKRIQIAIVIDEFGGTAGMVTLEDIVEEIVGEIQDEYDEEKPTVEKISETEFIINAYATVYDVNEHLPHDLPEDEDFDTVGGLVSHAFGKIPEVGDSEECYGYLFTILKKTEQNIETIKLELVIAKSDMVDNH; from the coding sequence ATGGAAGGTTTTAAGATATTTTTAACATTCTTCTTAGTAGCACTGAACGGCTTTTTCGTTGCAGCAGAGTTTGCAATTGTAAAAGTCAGGGCCTCTCAAATTGAAATTAAAGCAAAGTCAGGAAGCCGGGTAGCGAACATTGCAAAATACATTACCCAGCATCTGGATGGTTACCTGGCTGCAACGCAGCTGGGTATTACACTTGCTTCCCTTGGATTAGGTTGGGTGGGTGAATCTGTAATGCACAGTCTGATCCACGATTTCCTGGTAAAATTCAATTTTTCTGAAGTATACATCACTTCGATCTCCACTGCCATAGCCTTTTTATTGATTACTGTAATGCACATTGTATTTGGTGAGCTGGCTCCTAAATCGGTGGCGATACAAAGGCCGGTTGCTACAACATTGTTTATTGCGATACCATTGCAGGCATTCTACCTGATCTTCAGGCCATTTATATGGGTGCTGAATGGCTTTGCGAACGTGATTCTTAAATTATTTGGAATTTCTAATGTGGGTGGACATGAATCTGTTCACAGTACGGAAGAACTTCATTATTTATTGGATCAGGGTAAGGAAAGTGGTGCGTTAGATACCAATGAGCATGAATTGATTAAAAATGTCTTTGACTTTAATGAAAGGGTTGTAAAGAACATTATGGTTCCCAGAACCAAAATATCAGGAATAGAGCTACAGACAGCACCTGCTGATGTGATTGACAAGATTATTGGTGAAGGTTATTCCAGATTACCGGTCTATGATGAGATCATTGACAAGATCATCGGAATTATACATGCTAAAGACATTTTGCCTTTGCTGGCAGGTCAGAAAGACTGGGCGTTAAAAGACATCATCAGAAAGCCTTATTTCGTTCCGGAGACTAAAAAAATTAATGACCTGCTGAGTGAGCTTCAGCAGAAACGTATCCAGATTGCGATTGTGATCGATGAATTTGGTGGAACCGCAGGTATGGTTACACTGGAGGATATCGTAGAAGAGATTGTTGGAGAAATCCAGGATGAGTACGATGAGGAAAAACCGACAGTAGAAAAAATCTCTGAGACGGAATTCATCATCAATGCTTATGCGACTGTTTACGATGTGAATGAACACCTGCCTCATGATCTTCCTGAAGATGAGGATTTCGATACCGTTGGTGGCCTGGTTTCTCATGCTTTTGGTAAAATACCTGAAGTAGGGGATAGCGAAGAGTGCTATGGGTATCTATTTACCATCTTAAAGAAAACTGAGCAAAATATTGAGACCATAAAGCTTGAACTGGTAATTGCTAAAAGCGATATGGTGGACAACCACTAA
- a CDS encoding NADH-quinone oxidoreductase subunit N, translated as MNIIITITVTALVVLYAGLFKAKKALLPLTLIGLLTSLAFVATSWNTNQTYYGMMQMDNFALAFAGITILGTLFIFLLTQNYFAEHSENIAEYFTLILFALAGIVIMVSYKNMSMLFIGVEIMSVALYILAGIRKNNFASNEASLKYFLMGAFSTGFLLFGITLIYGATGSFDLEAINQYLVGNYKSISPLFYPGVILLMVGLCFKIGAAPFHFWTPDVYEGAPTLITAFMSTVVKTAGFAAFLRLFADTFAPLHDFWLPPLMVIVCLTLFIGNITALFQKNFKRMLAYSSISHAGYLLFSLIALTASSANNVLVYAAAYTFASIIAFGVLILVKQKTGNDSFDSFNGLGKRNPFAAFVLTVAMLSLAGIPLTAGFIGKYLMFLNVMHDYQFYLVAFAILNALVGFYYYFKVIVAMYFKEGTDIELETPVQYKVVLALSLIITVFLGVYPSVILNLI; from the coding sequence ATGAATATCATCATAACAATTACTGTTACAGCTTTAGTGGTGCTTTATGCAGGTTTGTTTAAAGCTAAAAAAGCGTTATTACCCCTTACCTTAATTGGTTTGCTTACTTCACTGGCTTTTGTTGCGACCTCATGGAACACCAACCAGACCTATTATGGAATGATGCAAATGGACAATTTTGCATTGGCTTTTGCCGGAATCACCATTCTGGGAACACTTTTTATCTTCTTGCTGACACAAAACTATTTTGCTGAACATAGCGAGAACATAGCCGAATACTTTACCCTGATCCTCTTTGCGCTTGCAGGGATCGTGATCATGGTTTCTTATAAAAATATGTCGATGTTGTTCATCGGTGTGGAAATCATGTCTGTGGCACTTTATATTCTGGCGGGAATCCGGAAGAACAATTTTGCTTCCAATGAGGCTTCCCTGAAGTATTTCCTGATGGGTGCCTTCTCTACAGGTTTCTTATTGTTTGGTATTACCCTAATTTACGGCGCTACGGGATCTTTTGACCTGGAGGCGATCAATCAGTACCTGGTGGGTAATTATAAGAGCATCTCGCCCTTATTTTATCCTGGTGTGATTTTATTGATGGTGGGTCTGTGTTTTAAGATTGGGGCTGCACCTTTCCACTTCTGGACACCTGATGTATACGAAGGAGCACCAACATTGATCACCGCTTTTATGTCTACAGTAGTAAAGACTGCTGGTTTCGCTGCTTTCCTTCGTTTGTTTGCCGATACCTTTGCACCTTTACATGATTTCTGGTTACCTCCATTGATGGTGATCGTATGCCTGACTTTATTCATTGGTAACATCACGGCGCTATTTCAAAAGAATTTCAAAAGAATGCTGGCTTATTCCAGTATTTCCCATGCAGGTTACCTGTTGTTCTCTTTAATTGCATTGACTGCAAGTTCAGCGAATAATGTATTGGTTTATGCCGCTGCTTATACTTTTGCAAGTATCATTGCTTTCGGGGTATTGATTCTGGTAAAACAGAAGACAGGTAACGACAGTTTTGACAGTTTCAATGGCTTGGGAAAACGCAATCCTTTTGCCGCATTCGTGCTTACTGTAGCGATGTTGTCTTTAGCTGGTATTCCCCTTACAGCAGGATTCATTGGTAAATACCTGATGTTCCTGAATGTAATGCATGATTACCAGTTTTATCTGGTTGCTTTTGCCATCTTAAATGCATTGGTAGGATTTTACTATTATTTTAAGGTGATCGTGGCGATGTATTTCAAAGAAGGAACTGACATTGAACTGGAAACTCCTGTACAATATAAAGTGGTATTGGCCTTATCGCTGATCATCACCGTTTTCCTTGGTGTATATCCTTCAGTAATTTTAAATCTGATATAA
- a CDS encoding DedA family protein: protein MHDFWNSLQHFIDPEKLLKEGGFYVVMFVIFAETGLFFGFFLPGDYLLFLAGMFVATGKLDVNLYVLIVGLIIAAVSGNFTGYWFGRKTGPVLYHRKDSFFFKKRYLKAAEDYYNKQGAFALIMGRFVPIVRTFAPIFAGVVKLDFKRFALYNFAGAIIWIASLTLLGYFLGKRFEKEINDYLLYIIIGFIVITTIPLVYTFVKKKVVKDDNDHISNTEQ, encoded by the coding sequence ATGCACGATTTCTGGAACTCATTACAGCACTTCATTGATCCCGAAAAACTACTTAAAGAAGGTGGTTTCTATGTTGTAATGTTCGTCATCTTTGCGGAGACGGGTTTGTTCTTTGGGTTCTTTTTACCTGGAGACTATTTACTGTTCCTTGCAGGCATGTTCGTCGCTACGGGCAAATTAGACGTAAACCTATATGTACTGATTGTAGGGCTGATCATTGCCGCAGTATCCGGGAATTTTACGGGTTATTGGTTTGGCCGAAAGACGGGCCCTGTACTGTACCATCGAAAGGACTCTTTCTTCTTTAAAAAACGCTATTTAAAGGCTGCCGAGGATTATTATAATAAACAGGGAGCCTTTGCACTTATAATGGGGCGCTTTGTTCCGATTGTAAGAACTTTTGCCCCGATTTTTGCGGGTGTAGTAAAATTAGATTTTAAAAGATTTGCATTATATAACTTTGCAGGTGCAATTATTTGGATTGCTTCCTTAACTTTGCTAGGTTATTTTCTTGGCAAGAGATTTGAAAAAGAAATTAACGACTATTTATTATACATAATTATAGGCTTCATTGTAATTACTACCATACCACTTGTTTATACATTCGTAAAAAAGAAGGTTGTGAAGGACGACAATGACCATATATCAAACACTGAACAATAA
- a CDS encoding 16S rRNA (uracil(1498)-N(3))-methyltransferase: MHVFYTPDIDSTEYSLNEEESKHCLKVLRLGRGDVVNLIDGKGGFYEAEIIAEAKKNVQLRVTSSILEYQKRNHHLHIVVAPTKNIDRLEWFLEKATEIGIDEITPVICERSERKIIKEDRLNKVITSAVKQSLQAYHPLLNPQISLTDFLKMEHDSIKMIAHCIDGEPRRYISEVIESHQRYLILIGPEGDFSPKEIELALQSGFKPLTLGNTRLRTETAALAACFEVNYLNR; this comes from the coding sequence ATGCATGTTTTTTATACCCCCGATATTGATTCCACTGAGTATAGCTTAAATGAAGAAGAAAGTAAGCATTGCCTGAAAGTTCTGAGATTAGGACGCGGCGATGTGGTCAATCTGATTGATGGAAAAGGAGGCTTTTATGAGGCGGAGATTATCGCTGAGGCGAAGAAAAATGTTCAGCTTCGGGTAACCAGCTCAATTCTGGAATACCAAAAAAGAAACCACCATCTTCATATTGTTGTTGCGCCGACAAAGAACATCGACCGCCTGGAATGGTTTCTGGAAAAGGCTACGGAAATAGGAATTGATGAAATCACGCCGGTGATCTGTGAACGGTCTGAACGGAAAATCATTAAAGAAGACCGTTTAAATAAAGTGATTACCTCTGCGGTAAAACAATCTTTACAGGCTTACCACCCTTTATTAAACCCACAAATTTCCCTGACCGATTTTTTAAAGATGGAGCATGATTCCATTAAAATGATCGCTCATTGTATCGATGGAGAGCCACGTCGGTATATCAGTGAAGTAATTGAATCGCATCAACGCTACCTGATACTAATAGGACCTGAAGGTGATTTTAGTCCCAAAGAAATAGAACTTGCTTTGCAAAGCGGCTTTAAACCCCTAACTTTAGGTAATACACGTCTGAGAACAGAAACTGCTGCATTAGCTGCCTGTTTTGAGGTGAATTATTTAAACCGATGA
- the nuoK gene encoding NADH-quinone oxidoreductase subunit NuoK, whose translation MDNLTQGLQGVPLNHYIWLSAIIFTIGVIGVLTRRNAIVIFMSVELMLNAVNLLLTAFSVHSNDPSGQVFVFFIMVLAAAEVAVGLSIIVMVYRNTQSIDINVLNRLKW comes from the coding sequence GTGGATAATTTAACTCAAGGATTACAGGGTGTGCCGCTTAACCATTATATCTGGTTAAGTGCTATTATTTTCACCATCGGTGTGATTGGTGTATTGACCCGCAGAAATGCCATCGTCATCTTTATGTCGGTAGAATTGATGCTGAATGCAGTGAATTTATTGCTAACCGCGTTTTCGGTACACAGCAATGATCCCTCGGGACAAGTATTTGTGTTTTTTATCATGGTACTTGCCGCCGCAGAAGTTGCAGTAGGACTAAGTATTATTGTGATGGTGTACAGAAATACACAATCTATAGATATAAATGTGTTGAATCGCCTTAAGTGGTAA